The DNA sequence TCCGCAATGGTTTCTCCGGAGCTATTTACCTCCTCTAGCGCCTTAGGATCGACCAGCAAAAACATCAGGCTCAGATCTTGCTGGCGTGATGGACCTTTGTGTTGATCTGCAACTTTGCCCAATATAACACCGCCGGACAATCTGCCTTGAAACAAGTCCAGACACATCGATAAGTTCGCGCCCTTGGCTCCACCAATCGCCTGCAAAATGCCGCTTAACGCCGCCACTGGGTCCCGCGTCGGTTGACCCTTCGCGTCTAGCGCCTAATCCAGCGGTATCGCATCGCCCTCATCGCGCGCAGCCCGGACACGTGAACGAGCACCCATCGACAACGCAATATCCATGAGGACTGGATCGCGGCCCGACAGTGGCACGCCGATCCTGACAGGGTTGTTGCCGATCAAGGCTTCACGCCCACCCGCTGTCGCAATCATCGGAGCGGTGGCAGTTGTAATAATCGCGGCCTAGCTGTTTGATCCCATGGTTTGATGGTGCGATCTGTTCTTTGGAATGGAAGGAAGCATTATGGGACAAGTACGTCATGGCTGCGCCACGACCACGCACGCTATCAGAGCAAAAATACAGCGATCGCAAGCTACAACCGCGGCGCTGAGCCGAGAACTTGGGATCAATGTCAAAACGGTTGCCAAATGGCGCAAGCGCGAGACTCTGGAAGATCGCAAGACCGGTCCCACTGAGCCGAGCTCCACAGTCCTGACCACTTCAGAGGAAGCGATGGTCGTGGCTTTCCGGCGTTATACACTATTGCCGTTGGATGATTGTCTCTATGCCCTGCAACCTTCGATCCCGCATCTAACGCGTTCTTCATTGCATCGTTGTTTGCAACGGAATGGGATATCCCGCTTGCCAGATATGGAGGGCAACAAACCCAAGCGGCAAAAGTTCAAACGCTATCCTATCGGCTATTTTCACATAGACATCGCAGAGCTGCGCACGAACGAAGGTAAACTCTATCTCTTTGTAGCCATTGACCGAACCAGCAAATACGCCGTTGCGCAGTTGGTCGACAAAGCAAACCGCAAGACGGCCTGGGAGTTTCTAGAGGCTGTGTTGGAAGTGGTGCCGTATAAGATCCACACAATATTGACGGACAACGGCATCCAGTTTTGTGAGCAACCTCGCAACCGGAACACCGCCTATTCTCGGTCCATGCGGTTCGACATGATTTGCGAGGCAAATGGCATTGAGCATCGCCTGACCAAGCCAAACCACCCTTGGACAAACGGTCAGGTCGAGCGCATGAACCGCACGATCAAAGAAGCGACCGTCAAGCGGTATCACTACGATAGCCACGAACAACTTCGAACCCATCTCAGCGACTTCCTTGACGCCTACGATTACGCGCGCCGCCTCAAGACACTCAGCGGTCTCACGCCTTACGAATTCATTTGCAAGATATGGACTTCTGAACCAAATCGATTCATCTTAAATCCGATCCACCAGATGCCGGGACTGAACACCTAGCCTGCTTACGTTGCATACCAGAGATACGGCGCAAGTGCGCCAACATGTGTGCCACCGCGCACAAAAACAGCACCAACACCCGCCCTGCGCGCAGCGTCGCGACCTGCCTCTAGAGCCCGCATCGCAATAAGCGGACAAAGGCCGCCGCATCCATCCATATGGCGCAGAGCAATAGTTGGTGCGTGCACCTTGGCTACTGCATAAGGATCAATCCTACCGGAAGTAATACGGTCGCAATAGGTCGCGACTCGGCTTAGTCCATGGGTGGTGATCCCCATCATTTCCGTTAACACCAGCACATCGGTCGTCGCTTTCGCGGCTTCCTCACTTACCCCGAGTTGGCGAAAGCATAATTTAATAAGGCCGCGTGTATCTTCGACCTTGATGGTCACGTCAAATACCAGATTTCTTTGCCGCGTCAGCTTTCGAGCTAAACCGGTTCAAAAGCGGTAGGAACACCACCAGCACAATCGTCACGCCGATAATCCAAAGCGATGCGGGCCGCTCAATGAAGATTGAGAAAGAGCCACGCGAAATCGCCAGCGTTTGTCGCAACGCTTCTTCGGCTAAGGGGCCGAGGACCAGCGCAAGCACAAGTGCCGCAGCTGAAAAGCCGTAAAGCCGCATGAAGAACCCCACAATTCCCGCTGTAATCATGATGTAAAGCTCTACAAACGACGCATTAACGCTGAACGTTCCAAGGGCGCAGACTACAACAACTGTCGGCCCAAGGATGCGATAGGGCACTTTGATAATCTGCACGAACAGCGGGATCGCAAAGATACTGATCGCCAAAAGCGCTATATTACCGAGATACATTGACGCAATAAGGCCCCATGCCAGTTCCGGGTTCTGCTCCATGAACAATGGGCCTGGACGCAACCCCCACATCAAGAACGCAGCCAGCAATACAGCCGTCGAGGCCGATCCGGGTATGCCCAGAGTCAACAGCGGAATCATCGCACCAGAGGACGCTGCGTTATTGGCCGTCTCAGGCGCAACAAGGCCCGCCATTTCACCTTTGCCAAAATTCTCGGAGTTTTTCGAAAGTGAGCGTTCGGTTGAATACGCCATCAGGGACGCAATGGTTGCACCTGCCCCCGGTATAACGCCGACAATGAACCCAAGTATTGAATGACGTATCATTGTCATGCGCGTCGATATAAAGTCCAATTTTGTGGGCCAGAACCGCTCCTCGTTCTCGTAATTGACGATTCCGCCCGATCCAGTGCGATGAAGCCCCTTGTAAAAGGCGAAGAACAGCTCTCCCAGGCCGAACAGACCGATAGCGATCGGGATAAAGTAAATACCACCGATCAGCTCAGCGGATCCAAAAGTGTAACGCCCCTGCCCCGTCTCAAGATCGACCCCGACAGTACCAAGTGCAAAACCGATCAACGCCGAGATAATCCCCAACCGCCAGTTTTCTCCGATCATCACGATTAGCGTCAACATGCCCATAAGTGCGAGTAAAAAGTATTCTGGTGGTCCAAAACTGCGCGATACCTGCGCGAACATCGGCGCTAATAGCGTGATCAGGATCACGCCAACTGTACCCCCAACAAACGACGACACCGCCTGCATGACCAATGCCGGACCAGCACGGCCTTTTTTGGCCAGCGGGAACCCGTCAAATGTACTGGCTACCGTTGCGCTTTCGCCAGGTGTGTTGAGCAGGATAGAGGTAATCGTTCCGCCATACATCGCCCCGTAATAAATCGCCGCCAGCATCACAATTGCACTAGTGGGCTCCATGCCGAAGGTCATTGGCAACAAGATTGCCAGACCTGCAGATGGCCCGAAACCTGGAATGACCCCAACCACCATGCCGAGGGCCGCACCAATCAACAAATATATTAGATTGATTGGTGTTACCGCAATCGCCAGCCCCATCAAGAGGTCACTAAAAATGTCCATTATTTGTACTCCAGAGGGTCAATTTCACGGCGCGGTATATCAGAAAGGCAGATCAAGAAGGGCAGGGGGCATATTCGCGTTCAACACAGTGTCAAATAAAATATAGACTCCACCCGGAACGGTGAGCGCAAGAATGCAATTTAGCAAATACCGTCTGCGATTGAGCAAAGACAGCGTCACCGTAAGGTAGATGACCGTCGCGATTAATCCGCCAAAGAGGCGCAACAAGACAGCATATCCAACGGCAAGTGCAATCAAAATGGCCGTATCTGTCCAACCTCCGTCAGGTGCTTCGCCCACAAATGCCTGCCCTTCCCGCAGTGCGTCCAAAATGGACCAGCTGACGAATACTACCATGAAACTGCCAACAATACGTGGGAAGAAACCAGGGCCAAGTCTGCCGGAACGGGTCATGAATGACAGGTCCACGAAGGCGACATAGGAATAAAATATCGCACCAGCCAAAACAACCAGCAGAAAAGCGAGCCTCATTCTAGTTCTCCGGTGAAAAAGTCAAAACCGGCCGCGCACAATGCGCGACCGAAGCAGACCGAAACCTTCGGTCTTTTTAAAGCCATTTTCAGTCAATCGCACCGATTGAGATCAGAACCGTTTCAAAGCCATTTTTCGTTTTGACTAGAAAATCACGGAACTCTTCGCCGTAGATCACAGTCGGCGTCAGCGTGTTGGATTCGATGTAGGTTGCCCACTCAGGCGTTTCGACAACTTGCTTCATCGTTTCGATCCACCACTGCTGCACTTCATTAGGGGCGTTTGGTGCAAGAATCAGGCCGCGAGGCATCGACACACCGATGTCGAAACCGATGTCGCCCATTGTAGGGACATCACCTAAGGCAGCCGGCGTGCTTTGACCGGAATACACCAGAGGGCGCAGCTCACCGGACTCGATCAAGCCAAGGACTTCGCCGGGGTTACTGACCATCGAATCCAGTGCACCTGACAAAAGGGCTGTTGTCTGGTCTGCCATAGAATTGAAAGACACATAGTCAAATTCAAACCCAGCTGCCTGCGCAAACAGAGACGGCACGATGAAATCAACGTTTACAGTGCCTGTGCCACCGATGTTCATCGGGTTGGCTTTGGCCATTTCAATGAACTGATCGATGTTTTGGACTTTGGAATCTCCGTTCACGACCAGAACAAGGTCATCTGTCGCCAAAAGCGCGACCGGTGTGAAGTCTTCTGGCTGCCAAGGCGTATCGGCCTGCAGCGGTGTTGTCACAAAGCTGCCCGAAGTGGTCGAAATTCCGTAGGACTCTCCGTCTTGGCTAAACAAATAACCCCAACCGACTGCACCGGATCCACCGGCACGGTTTTCGGGTGCAATATCACCTGGATACAGGTCATATTTGGTTAGAATGTTGATAATGGTACGCGCCATAATATCGTTGCCGCCACCAGGGCCAAACGCAATAGTCCAGTCCAGCGTCTCGTCGGCAGACGGATAGGCATCCTGTGCGATTGCAGGTGCGGCAAGTGCGATAGAGCAGGCCGCAATTGTGGCCGTCATGCTGCTTGGCAACCAGTTGGTAATTTGAAATTGTGTGATCATTTTTGAGGTCCTCCCGTTGATCTCTTTTTTGGCATCTCTGAATGTGCCGTTCTTTTGGTGCGAGCTATATTTCTTCCTTTGAAATGAGCCCGTAGCTAC is a window from the Octadecabacter antarcticus 307 genome containing:
- a CDS encoding IS481 family transposase encodes the protein MGQVRHGCATTTHAIRAKIQRSQATTAALSRELGINVKTVAKWRKRETLEDRKTGPTEPSSTVLTTSEEAMVVAFRRYTLLPLDDCLYALQPSIPHLTRSSLHRCLQRNGISRLPDMEGNKPKRQKFKRYPIGYFHIDIAELRTNEGKLYLFVAIDRTSKYAVAQLVDKANRKTAWEFLEAVLEVVPYKIHTILTDNGIQFCEQPRNRNTAYSRSMRFDMICEANGIEHRLTKPNHPWTNGQVERMNRTIKEATVKRYHYDSHEQLRTHLSDFLDAYDYARRLKTLSGLTPYEFICKIWTSEPNRFILNPIHQMPGLNT
- a CDS encoding Ldh family oxidoreductase yields the protein MTIKVEDTRGLIKLCFRQLGVSEEAAKATTDVLVLTEMMGITTHGLSRVATYCDRITSGRIDPYAVAKVHAPTIALRHMDGCGGLCPLIAMRALEAGRDAARRAGVGAVFVRGGTHVGALAPYLWYAT
- a CDS encoding tripartite tricarboxylate transporter permease produces the protein MDIFSDLLMGLAIAVTPINLIYLLIGAALGMVVGVIPGFGPSAGLAILLPMTFGMEPTSAIVMLAAIYYGAMYGGTITSILLNTPGESATVASTFDGFPLAKKGRAGPALVMQAVSSFVGGTVGVILITLLAPMFAQVSRSFGPPEYFLLALMGMLTLIVMIGENWRLGIISALIGFALGTVGVDLETGQGRYTFGSAELIGGIYFIPIAIGLFGLGELFFAFYKGLHRTGSGGIVNYENEERFWPTKLDFISTRMTMIRHSILGFIVGVIPGAGATIASLMAYSTERSLSKNSENFGKGEMAGLVAPETANNAASSGAMIPLLTLGIPGSASTAVLLAAFLMWGLRPGPLFMEQNPELAWGLIASMYLGNIALLAISIFAIPLFVQIIKVPYRILGPTVVVVCALGTFSVNASFVELYIMITAGIVGFFMRLYGFSAAALVLALVLGPLAEEALRQTLAISRGSFSIFIERPASLWIIGVTIVLVVFLPLLNRFSSKADAAKKSGI
- a CDS encoding tripartite tricarboxylate transporter TctB family protein, with translation MRLAFLLVVLAGAIFYSYVAFVDLSFMTRSGRLGPGFFPRIVGSFMVVFVSWSILDALREGQAFVGEAPDGGWTDTAILIALAVGYAVLLRLFGGLIATVIYLTVTLSLLNRRRYLLNCILALTVPGGVYILFDTVLNANMPPALLDLPF
- a CDS encoding Bug family tripartite tricarboxylate transporter substrate binding protein — protein: MITQFQITNWLPSSMTATIAACSIALAAPAIAQDAYPSADETLDWTIAFGPGGGNDIMARTIINILTKYDLYPGDIAPENRAGGSGAVGWGYLFSQDGESYGISTTSGSFVTTPLQADTPWQPEDFTPVALLATDDLVLVVNGDSKVQNIDQFIEMAKANPMNIGGTGTVNVDFIVPSLFAQAAGFEFDYVSFNSMADQTTALLSGALDSMVSNPGEVLGLIESGELRPLVYSGQSTPAALGDVPTMGDIGFDIGVSMPRGLILAPNAPNEVQQWWIETMKQVVETPEWATYIESNTLTPTVIYGEEFRDFLVKTKNGFETVLISIGAID